The following coding sequences are from one Pseudomonas oryzae window:
- a CDS encoding lysophospholipid acyltransferase family protein, whose translation MQGLRTVVFYVLLGLSAVIWCLLCLPIAPFLPLHARYVLIARSWCRFAVGLTRMVLGIRYEVEGLDNIPAQPCVVLAKHQSTWETFYLTGLFAPLALVLKRELLRIPFFGWAMALIKPIAIDRDNPKQALKQVASIGHERLGQGFWLLVFPEGTRVPAGEMGKFSRSGASLAVGANLPVLPIAHNAGECWPRDGWAKYPGTIKVVIGQPLQAEGEGPRAVAELSARAEAWIAETMQRINGTARAEQAN comes from the coding sequence ATGCAGGGTCTGCGTACCGTCGTCTTCTATGTTCTGCTCGGCCTCAGCGCGGTGATCTGGTGTCTGCTGTGCCTGCCGATCGCCCCGTTCCTGCCGCTGCACGCCCGCTACGTGCTGATCGCGCGCAGCTGGTGCCGCTTCGCCGTGGGGCTGACCCGCATGGTGCTCGGCATCCGCTACGAGGTCGAGGGCCTGGACAACATCCCCGCCCAACCCTGCGTGGTGCTGGCCAAGCACCAGAGCACCTGGGAGACCTTCTACCTCACCGGGCTGTTCGCCCCGCTGGCCCTGGTGCTCAAGCGCGAGCTGCTGCGCATCCCGTTCTTCGGCTGGGCGATGGCGCTGATCAAGCCGATCGCCATCGACCGCGACAACCCCAAGCAGGCGCTCAAGCAGGTCGCCAGCATCGGCCACGAACGCCTCGGCCAGGGCTTCTGGCTGCTGGTGTTCCCCGAAGGCACCCGCGTACCGGCCGGCGAGATGGGCAAGTTCTCGCGCAGCGGCGCGTCGCTGGCGGTCGGCGCCAACCTGCCGGTGCTGCCGATCGCCCACAACGCCGGCGAGTGCTGGCCGCGCGACGGCTGGGCCAAATACCCGGGCACCATCAAGGTGGTGATCGGCCAGCCACTGCAGGCCGAGGGCGAGGGTCCGCGCGCGGTCGCCGAGCTCAGCGCGCGTGCCGAGGCGTGGATCGCCGAAACCATGCAGCGAATCAACGGCACGGCACGCGCCGAGCAGGCAAACTGA
- the gmhB gene encoding D-glycero-beta-D-manno-heptose 1,7-bisphosphate 7-phosphatase has protein sequence MKLLILDRDGVINEDSDAYIKSLAEWIPIPGSVEAIARLSRAGWTVAVATNQSGLARGYYDEATLAAMHARLRQLVAEQGGELGLIVHCPHGPDEGCACRKPLPGLLVQIARHYDVALDGVWFVGDSPGDLAAARAVACQPVLVRSGKGERTLAKGLPDGVKVFDNLAAVAAHLLAEEA, from the coding sequence ATGAAACTGCTGATTCTGGACCGCGACGGGGTCATCAACGAGGATTCCGACGCCTACATCAAGTCGCTCGCCGAGTGGATTCCGATCCCCGGCTCGGTGGAGGCCATCGCCCGCCTGAGCCGCGCCGGCTGGACCGTGGCGGTGGCCACCAACCAGTCCGGTCTGGCGCGCGGCTACTACGACGAGGCCACCCTCGCGGCCATGCACGCGCGCCTGCGCCAGCTGGTGGCGGAACAGGGCGGCGAGCTCGGCCTGATCGTCCACTGCCCGCACGGCCCGGACGAGGGCTGCGCCTGCCGCAAGCCGCTGCCCGGCCTGCTGGTGCAGATCGCCCGCCACTACGACGTCGCCCTCGACGGCGTCTGGTTCGTCGGCGACAGCCCCGGCGACCTCGCCGCCGCCCGGGCGGTGGCCTGCCAGCCGGTGCTGGTGCGCAGCGGCAAGGGTGAGCGCACCCTGGCCAAGGGCCTGCCGGACGGCGTCAAGGTCTTCGACAACCTGGCGGCGGTGGCCGCCCATCTGCTGGCCGAGGAGGCCTGA
- the msrP gene encoding protein-methionine-sulfoxide reductase catalytic subunit MsrP — protein sequence MLIKLPPRSQCLSSEITPEAIYLSRRRFLGASAAALGAAALPAWAWTAAEDYAGVEPATAPAWFTDKLATTRWRAVEAPGESLTPFRDATAYNNFYEFGPDKGDPAAHAGQLPTEPWSVLIDGAVGKPGRYDLESLVRPHALEERIYRLRCVEGWSMVIPWLGFPLGELLRRAEPAGSARYVAFETLVDPEHMPGQRSAFALLDWPYREGLRLDEAMHPLTILAVGMYGRVLAKQNGAPLRLVVPWKYGFKSIKSIVRISLSEQPPATTWNRMAPEEYGFYANVNPAVDHPRWSQKRERRLPSGLFSPNLRDTLPFNGYAEEVAGLYAGMDLRKDY from the coding sequence ATGCTGATCAAGCTACCGCCCCGTTCGCAGTGCCTGTCCTCCGAGATCACTCCGGAGGCCATCTACCTGTCGCGCCGCCGCTTCCTCGGCGCCAGCGCTGCGGCCCTCGGCGCCGCCGCCTTGCCCGCCTGGGCGTGGACCGCGGCCGAGGACTACGCCGGGGTCGAGCCGGCCACGGCGCCGGCCTGGTTCACCGACAAGCTGGCGACCACCCGCTGGCGGGCGGTCGAGGCGCCCGGCGAGAGCCTGACGCCGTTCCGCGACGCCACCGCCTACAACAACTTCTACGAGTTCGGCCCGGACAAGGGCGACCCGGCGGCCCACGCCGGCCAGCTGCCCACCGAGCCGTGGAGCGTGCTGATCGACGGCGCGGTGGGCAAGCCGGGACGCTACGACCTGGAAAGCCTGGTCCGCCCGCACGCGCTGGAGGAGCGCATCTACCGCCTGCGCTGTGTCGAGGGCTGGTCGATGGTCATCCCCTGGCTGGGCTTTCCCCTCGGCGAGCTGCTCAGGCGCGCCGAGCCCGCTGGCAGCGCCCGCTATGTGGCCTTCGAGACGCTGGTCGACCCTGAGCACATGCCCGGCCAGCGCTCGGCCTTCGCCCTGCTCGACTGGCCGTACCGCGAGGGCCTGCGCCTCGACGAGGCCATGCACCCGCTGACCATCCTCGCCGTGGGCATGTACGGCCGCGTGCTGGCCAAGCAGAACGGCGCACCGCTGCGCCTGGTGGTGCCGTGGAAGTACGGCTTCAAGAGCATCAAGTCGATCGTGCGCATCAGCCTCAGCGAACAGCCGCCGGCCACCACCTGGAACCGCATGGCCCCCGAGGAGTACGGCTTCTACGCCAACGTCAATCCCGCCGTCGACCACCCGCGCTGGAGCCAGAAGCGCGAACGGCGCCTGCCGAGCGGCCTGTTCAGCCCCAACCTGCGCGATACCCTGCCGTTCAACGGCTACGCCGAGGAGGTCGCCGGCCTGTATGCCGGCATGGACCTGCGCAAGGACTACTGA
- a CDS encoding PilT/PilU family type 4a pilus ATPase has protein sequence MDVFRYLHLMVEQGGSDLFFSVGAPPQLKREGQSLPIGKTPLPPGSVQQLAYQMMNQKQIAEFERDLEMNLAIGLDGAGRFRVNVYYQRGDVAMVVRHIRSQIPGIEELGLPSKLSELALLDRGLILVVGAAGSGKSTTLASMLDLRNRSRGGHIVCIEDPIEFIHSHQRAIIDQREVGLDTRSFEQALLNVLRESPDVIMIGEIRDLATMQHALRYSETGHLCLATLHATNTTQAIERICNFFPKEARAQVLGDLALNLQAIVGQRLVPGREERRVAAVELLLKTPYIADLIQRDQLDEIKTALGRGQELGLQTFDQHLYTLVQAGRISLDEALRHADSRTDLTLRSKLARGFHADEAELKVMRDAELL, from the coding sequence ATGGATGTGTTTCGCTACCTGCATCTGATGGTCGAGCAGGGCGGTTCGGACCTGTTCTTCAGCGTCGGCGCGCCGCCGCAGCTCAAGCGCGAGGGCCAGAGCCTGCCGATCGGCAAGACCCCGCTGCCGCCCGGATCGGTGCAGCAGCTGGCCTACCAGATGATGAACCAGAAGCAGATCGCCGAGTTCGAGCGCGACCTGGAGATGAACCTGGCCATCGGCCTCGACGGCGCCGGGCGTTTCCGCGTCAACGTCTACTACCAGCGCGGCGACGTGGCCATGGTGGTGCGCCACATCAGGAGCCAGATCCCCGGCATCGAGGAACTCGGCCTGCCGAGCAAGCTCAGCGAGCTGGCGCTGCTCGACCGCGGCCTGATCCTGGTGGTCGGCGCCGCCGGTTCCGGCAAGTCGACCACCCTGGCGTCGATGCTCGACCTGCGCAACCGCTCGCGCGGCGGGCACATCGTGTGCATCGAGGACCCGATCGAATTCATCCACAGCCACCAGCGCGCGATCATCGACCAGCGCGAGGTCGGCCTGGACACCCGCAGCTTCGAGCAGGCGCTGCTCAACGTGCTGCGCGAGTCGCCGGACGTGATCATGATCGGCGAGATCCGCGACCTCGCCACCATGCAGCACGCCCTGCGCTACAGCGAGACCGGCCACCTGTGCCTGGCCACTCTGCACGCCACCAACACCACCCAGGCCATCGAGCGCATCTGCAACTTCTTCCCCAAGGAAGCGCGGGCGCAGGTGCTCGGCGACCTGGCGCTCAACCTGCAGGCGATCGTCGGCCAGCGCCTGGTGCCGGGCCGCGAGGAGCGGCGCGTCGCCGCCGTCGAGCTGCTGCTGAAGACCCCGTACATCGCCGACCTGATCCAGCGCGACCAGCTCGACGAGATCAAGACCGCCCTCGGCCGCGGCCAGGAACTCGGCCTGCAGACCTTCGACCAGCACCTCTACACCCTGGTCCAGGCCGGGCGCATCAGCCTCGACGAGGCGCTGCGCCACGCCGACTCGCGCACCGACCTGACCCTGCGCAGCAAGCTGGCGCGCGGCTTCCACGCCGACGAGGCCGAACTCAAGGTGATGCGCGACGCCGAGCTGCTGTAG